Proteins encoded together in one Parus major isolate Abel chromosome 25LG2, Parus_major1.1, whole genome shotgun sequence window:
- the ARNT gene encoding aryl hydrocarbon receptor nuclear translocator isoform X7 has product MAATAASAEMASDVSSLGAAVGSGSSGSGAQAGGAQRPSKRRPGLDFDDDGEGNSKFLRCDDDPMPNDKERFARSDDEQSSADKERLARENHSEIERRRRNKMTAYITELSDMVPTCSALARKPDKLTILRMAVSHMKSLRGTGNTSTDGTYKPSFLTDQELKHLILEAADGFLFIVSCETGRVVYVSDSVTPVLNQPQSEWFGSTLYEQVHPDDVGKLREQLSTSENALTGRILDLKTGTVKKEGQQSMRMCMGSRRSFICRMRCGNSSVDPVSVNRLSFMRNRCRNGLGAAKDGEPHYVVVHCTGYIKAWPPAGVSLPDDDPDAGQGSKFCLVAIGRLQVTSSPNCTDMNNVCQPTEFISRHNTEGIFTFIDHRCVATVGYQPQELLGKDIVDFCHPEDQQLLRDSFQQVVKLKGQVLSVMFRFRSKNREWLWMRTSSFTFQNPYSDEIEYIICTNTNVKNSSQESRPALANSMPRPQLGQSVSLPLDMGTAPLPSRQQQPPQAELEVGPGRESLAGYEHSQVPVQPVSAAGPEHSKPLEKAESLFSQERDPRFGDIFPGISTDQSKAIPASTMPANPPLFAQGNTFTAARPAENFRSSSMVPPVNIIQQQQPSPAGRILPQIPRHSTPAQVSGTTWAAGTRPVFTPQQVASQAVKTRPPSFSMGTFQGTPSSFSSMAGPGSTASPTTVPYPALASRGTGFTTEAAQTPAPFQPRAADAVGMWPQWQGQHHGPGSGEQHVQQPQPSQPEVFPDMLTMLGDQGPNYSNEEFPELNIFPSFSE; this is encoded by the exons AGATGGCATCTGATGTTTCCTCGCTGGGTGCAGCTGTTGGCTCCGGGAGCTCCGGGTCGGGCgcccaggctggaggagctcagagGCCCAGCAAGAGACGGCCCGG gctTGATTTTGATGATGATGGAGAAGGGAACAGTAAATTCCTCAG ATGTGATGATGACCCGATGCCAAACGATAAAGAGAGATTTGCCAG gtctGATGATGAGCAGAGTTCAGCGGATAAGGAGAGACTTGCCAG GGAGAACCACAGCGAGATCGAGCGCAGGAGGAGGAACAAGATGACGGCCTACATCACGGAGCTGTCGGACATGGTGCCCACGTGCAGCGCCCTGGCCCGCAAGCCGGACAAGCTGACCATCCTGCGCATGGCCGTGTCCCACATGAAGTCCCTGCGTGGTACTGGCAACACCTCCACAGATGGCACCTACAAACCCTCCTTCCTCACCGACCAG gaaCTCAAACACCTGATCCTGGAGGCAGCTGATGGCTTCCTGTTCATCGTGTCCTGCGAGACGGGGCGTGTGGTGTACGTGTCGGACTCGGTGACGCCGGTGCTGAACCAGCCGCAGTCCGAGTGGTTCGGCAGCACCTTGTACGAGCAGGTGCACCCCGACGACGTGGGCAAGCTGCGGGAGCAGCTCTCCACCTCTGAGAACGCCCTCACAG gTCGTATCCTGGATTTGAAGACGGGGACGGTGAAGAAGGAAGGGCAGCAGTCCATGAGGATGTGCATGGGCTCCCGGAGATCTTTCATCTGCCGAATGAG GTGTGGCAACAGCTCTGTGGATCCAGTGTCTGTCAATCGTCTCAGCTTCATGAGGAATCGCTGCAG GAATGGTTTAGGTGCAGCCAAGGATGGAGAGCCTCACTACGTCGTCGTGCACTGCACGGGCTACATCAAAGCCTGGCCCCCAGCAG GTGTTTCCCTGCCTGACGATGACCCCGACGCTGGCCAGGGCAGCAAGTTCTGTCTCGTGGCCATTGGCAGGCTCCAG gTGACCAGCTCCCCCAACTGCACAGACATGAACAACGTCTGCCAGCCCACAGAATTCATCTCCCGACACAACACCGAAGGAATTTTCACCTTCATCGACCACCGCTGCGTGGCCACCGTGGGTTACCAGCCCCAG GAACTTTTGGGGAAAGACATTGTGGATTTCTGCCATCCAGAAGACCAACAGCTTTTACGGGACAGTTTTCAACAG GTGGTGAAGTTAAAAGGCCAGGTTCTGTCAGTCATGTTCCGCTTCCGATCCAAAAACCGGGAATGGCTGTGGATGAGAACCAGCTCGTTCACCTTCCAGAACCCCTACTCGGATGAGATCGAGTACATCATCTGCACCAACACCAACGTCAA GAACTCGAGCCAGGAGTCCCGGCCTGCCCTGGCAAACTCCATGCCAAGGcctcagctggggcagagcGTCAGCCTTCCCCTGGACATGGGCACGGCCCCACTGCCCTCAAG gcagcagcagccaccgcaggcagagctggaagtgGGCCCAGGAAGGGAGAGCTTGGCTGGGTACGAGCACTCACAG GTGCCCGTCCAGCCTGTGAGCGCTGCCGGCCCCGAGCACAGCAAGCCCCTGGAGAAGGCCGAGAGCCTGTTCAGCCAGGAGCGGGACCCTCGCTTCGGGGACATCTTCCCCGGCATCAGCACAG ACCAGAGCAAAGCCATCCCTGCCAGTACCATGCCGGCCAACCCGCCCCTCTTCGCCCAGGGAAACACCTTCACTGCTGCACGGCCTGCTGAGAACTTCAG gagcagcagcatggtCCCTCCAGTGAACAtcatccagcagcagcagccctcgCCCGCCGGCCGGATCTTACCCCAGATTCCCCGCCACTCCACCCCAGCTCAGGTCAGCGGGACcacctgggctgcagggacacggCCAGTGTTCACACCCCAG CAAGTGGCATCCCAGGCCGTGAAGACCCGACCGCCTTCCTTCAGCATGGGCACATTCCAGGGCACACCGTCCTCCTTCAGCTCCATGGCAGGGCCGGGATCGACGGCTTCTCCCACCACGGTGCCGTACCCAGCCTTGGCCAGCCGCGGCACAGGCTTCA ccacagaggcAGCGCAGACCCCGGCCCCGTTCCAGCCCCGCGCCGCCGACGCCGTGGGAATGTGGCCACAGTGGCAAGGACAGCACCATGGCCCGGGATCCGGGGAGCAGCAcgtgcagcagccccagcccagccagcctgaGGTCTTCCCA GACATGCTGACCATGCTGGGGGACCAAGGGCCCAACTACAGCAATGAAGAATTCCCAGAGCTGAATatattcccttctttttctgaataa
- the ARNT gene encoding aryl hydrocarbon receptor nuclear translocator isoform X5 has translation MAATAASAEMASDVSSLGAAVGSGSSGSGAQAGGAQRPSKRRPGLDFDDDGEGNSKFLRCDDDPMPNDKERFARSDDEQSSADKERLARENHSEIERRRRNKMTAYITELSDMVPTCSALARKPDKLTILRMAVSHMKSLRGTGNTSTDGTYKPSFLTDQELKHLILEAADGFLFIVSCETGRVVYVSDSVTPVLNQPQSEWFGSTLYEQVHPDDVGKLREQLSTSENALTEGTKPWCLSTKDAAAPPENASKGRILDLKTGTVKKEGQQSMRMCMGSRRSFICRMRCGNSSVDPVSVNRLSFMRNRCRNGLGAAKDGEPHYVVVHCTGYIKAWPPAGVSLPDDDPDAGQGSKFCLVAIGRLQVTSSPNCTDMNNVCQPTEFISRHNTEGIFTFIDHRCVATVGYQPQELLGKDIVDFCHPEDQQLLRDSFQQVVKLKGQVLSVMFRFRSKNREWLWMRTSSFTFQNPYSDEIEYIICTNTNVKNSSQESRPALANSMPRPQLGQSVSLPLDMGTAPLPSRQQQPPQAELEVGPGRESLAGYEHSQVPVQPVSAAGPEHSKPLEKAESLFSQERDPRFGDIFPGISTDQSKAIPASTMPANPPLFAQGNTFTAARPAENFRSSSMVPPVNIIQQQQPSPAGRILPQIPRHSTPAQQVASQAVKTRPPSFSMGTFQGTPSSFSSMAGPGSTASPTTVPYPALASRGTGFTATEAAQTPAPFQPRAADAVGMWPQWQGQHHGPGSGEQHVQQPQPSQPEVFPDMLTMLGDQGPNYSNEEFPELNIFPSFSE, from the exons AGATGGCATCTGATGTTTCCTCGCTGGGTGCAGCTGTTGGCTCCGGGAGCTCCGGGTCGGGCgcccaggctggaggagctcagagGCCCAGCAAGAGACGGCCCGG gctTGATTTTGATGATGATGGAGAAGGGAACAGTAAATTCCTCAG ATGTGATGATGACCCGATGCCAAACGATAAAGAGAGATTTGCCAG gtctGATGATGAGCAGAGTTCAGCGGATAAGGAGAGACTTGCCAG GGAGAACCACAGCGAGATCGAGCGCAGGAGGAGGAACAAGATGACGGCCTACATCACGGAGCTGTCGGACATGGTGCCCACGTGCAGCGCCCTGGCCCGCAAGCCGGACAAGCTGACCATCCTGCGCATGGCCGTGTCCCACATGAAGTCCCTGCGTGGTACTGGCAACACCTCCACAGATGGCACCTACAAACCCTCCTTCCTCACCGACCAG gaaCTCAAACACCTGATCCTGGAGGCAGCTGATGGCTTCCTGTTCATCGTGTCCTGCGAGACGGGGCGTGTGGTGTACGTGTCGGACTCGGTGACGCCGGTGCTGAACCAGCCGCAGTCCGAGTGGTTCGGCAGCACCTTGTACGAGCAGGTGCACCCCGACGACGTGGGCAAGCTGCGGGAGCAGCTCTCCACCTCTGAGAACGCCCTCACAG AGGGAACCAAGCCCTGGTGCCTTTCTACCAAGGATGCTGCAGCCCCCCCTGAGAATGCATCTAAAG gTCGTATCCTGGATTTGAAGACGGGGACGGTGAAGAAGGAAGGGCAGCAGTCCATGAGGATGTGCATGGGCTCCCGGAGATCTTTCATCTGCCGAATGAG GTGTGGCAACAGCTCTGTGGATCCAGTGTCTGTCAATCGTCTCAGCTTCATGAGGAATCGCTGCAG GAATGGTTTAGGTGCAGCCAAGGATGGAGAGCCTCACTACGTCGTCGTGCACTGCACGGGCTACATCAAAGCCTGGCCCCCAGCAG GTGTTTCCCTGCCTGACGATGACCCCGACGCTGGCCAGGGCAGCAAGTTCTGTCTCGTGGCCATTGGCAGGCTCCAG gTGACCAGCTCCCCCAACTGCACAGACATGAACAACGTCTGCCAGCCCACAGAATTCATCTCCCGACACAACACCGAAGGAATTTTCACCTTCATCGACCACCGCTGCGTGGCCACCGTGGGTTACCAGCCCCAG GAACTTTTGGGGAAAGACATTGTGGATTTCTGCCATCCAGAAGACCAACAGCTTTTACGGGACAGTTTTCAACAG GTGGTGAAGTTAAAAGGCCAGGTTCTGTCAGTCATGTTCCGCTTCCGATCCAAAAACCGGGAATGGCTGTGGATGAGAACCAGCTCGTTCACCTTCCAGAACCCCTACTCGGATGAGATCGAGTACATCATCTGCACCAACACCAACGTCAA GAACTCGAGCCAGGAGTCCCGGCCTGCCCTGGCAAACTCCATGCCAAGGcctcagctggggcagagcGTCAGCCTTCCCCTGGACATGGGCACGGCCCCACTGCCCTCAAG gcagcagcagccaccgcaggcagagctggaagtgGGCCCAGGAAGGGAGAGCTTGGCTGGGTACGAGCACTCACAG GTGCCCGTCCAGCCTGTGAGCGCTGCCGGCCCCGAGCACAGCAAGCCCCTGGAGAAGGCCGAGAGCCTGTTCAGCCAGGAGCGGGACCCTCGCTTCGGGGACATCTTCCCCGGCATCAGCACAG ACCAGAGCAAAGCCATCCCTGCCAGTACCATGCCGGCCAACCCGCCCCTCTTCGCCCAGGGAAACACCTTCACTGCTGCACGGCCTGCTGAGAACTTCAG gagcagcagcatggtCCCTCCAGTGAACAtcatccagcagcagcagccctcgCCCGCCGGCCGGATCTTACCCCAGATTCCCCGCCACTCCACCCCAGCTCAG CAAGTGGCATCCCAGGCCGTGAAGACCCGACCGCCTTCCTTCAGCATGGGCACATTCCAGGGCACACCGTCCTCCTTCAGCTCCATGGCAGGGCCGGGATCGACGGCTTCTCCCACCACGGTGCCGTACCCAGCCTTGGCCAGCCGCGGCACAGGCTTCA cagccacagaggcAGCGCAGACCCCGGCCCCGTTCCAGCCCCGCGCCGCCGACGCCGTGGGAATGTGGCCACAGTGGCAAGGACAGCACCATGGCCCGGGATCCGGGGAGCAGCAcgtgcagcagccccagcccagccagcctgaGGTCTTCCCA GACATGCTGACCATGCTGGGGGACCAAGGGCCCAACTACAGCAATGAAGAATTCCCAGAGCTGAATatattcccttctttttctgaataa
- the ARNT gene encoding aryl hydrocarbon receptor nuclear translocator isoform X6, translating to MAATAASAEMASDVSSLGAAVGSGSSGSGAQAGGAQRPSKRRPGLDFDDDGEGNSKFLRCDDDPMPNDKERFARSDDEQSSADKERLARENHSEIERRRRNKMTAYITELSDMVPTCSALARKPDKLTILRMAVSHMKSLRGTGNTSTDGTYKPSFLTDQELKHLILEAADGFLFIVSCETGRVVYVSDSVTPVLNQPQSEWFGSTLYEQVHPDDVGKLREQLSTSENALTGRILDLKTGTVKKEGQQSMRMCMGSRRSFICRMRCGNSSVDPVSVNRLSFMRNRCRNGLGAAKDGEPHYVVVHCTGYIKAWPPAGVSLPDDDPDAGQGSKFCLVAIGRLQVTSSPNCTDMNNVCQPTEFISRHNTEGIFTFIDHRCVATVGYQPQELLGKDIVDFCHPEDQQLLRDSFQQVVKLKGQVLSVMFRFRSKNREWLWMRTSSFTFQNPYSDEIEYIICTNTNVKNSSQESRPALANSMPRPQLGQSVSLPLDMGTAPLPSRQQQPPQAELEVGPGRESLAGYEHSQVPVQPVSAAGPEHSKPLEKAESLFSQERDPRFGDIFPGISTDQSKAIPASTMPANPPLFAQGNTFTAARPAENFRSSSMVPPVNIIQQQQPSPAGRILPQIPRHSTPAQVSGTTWAAGTRPVFTPQQVASQAVKTRPPSFSMGTFQGTPSSFSSMAGPGSTASPTTVPYPALASRGTGFTATEAAQTPAPFQPRAADAVGMWPQWQGQHHGPGSGEQHVQQPQPSQPEVFPDMLTMLGDQGPNYSNEEFPELNIFPSFSE from the exons AGATGGCATCTGATGTTTCCTCGCTGGGTGCAGCTGTTGGCTCCGGGAGCTCCGGGTCGGGCgcccaggctggaggagctcagagGCCCAGCAAGAGACGGCCCGG gctTGATTTTGATGATGATGGAGAAGGGAACAGTAAATTCCTCAG ATGTGATGATGACCCGATGCCAAACGATAAAGAGAGATTTGCCAG gtctGATGATGAGCAGAGTTCAGCGGATAAGGAGAGACTTGCCAG GGAGAACCACAGCGAGATCGAGCGCAGGAGGAGGAACAAGATGACGGCCTACATCACGGAGCTGTCGGACATGGTGCCCACGTGCAGCGCCCTGGCCCGCAAGCCGGACAAGCTGACCATCCTGCGCATGGCCGTGTCCCACATGAAGTCCCTGCGTGGTACTGGCAACACCTCCACAGATGGCACCTACAAACCCTCCTTCCTCACCGACCAG gaaCTCAAACACCTGATCCTGGAGGCAGCTGATGGCTTCCTGTTCATCGTGTCCTGCGAGACGGGGCGTGTGGTGTACGTGTCGGACTCGGTGACGCCGGTGCTGAACCAGCCGCAGTCCGAGTGGTTCGGCAGCACCTTGTACGAGCAGGTGCACCCCGACGACGTGGGCAAGCTGCGGGAGCAGCTCTCCACCTCTGAGAACGCCCTCACAG gTCGTATCCTGGATTTGAAGACGGGGACGGTGAAGAAGGAAGGGCAGCAGTCCATGAGGATGTGCATGGGCTCCCGGAGATCTTTCATCTGCCGAATGAG GTGTGGCAACAGCTCTGTGGATCCAGTGTCTGTCAATCGTCTCAGCTTCATGAGGAATCGCTGCAG GAATGGTTTAGGTGCAGCCAAGGATGGAGAGCCTCACTACGTCGTCGTGCACTGCACGGGCTACATCAAAGCCTGGCCCCCAGCAG GTGTTTCCCTGCCTGACGATGACCCCGACGCTGGCCAGGGCAGCAAGTTCTGTCTCGTGGCCATTGGCAGGCTCCAG gTGACCAGCTCCCCCAACTGCACAGACATGAACAACGTCTGCCAGCCCACAGAATTCATCTCCCGACACAACACCGAAGGAATTTTCACCTTCATCGACCACCGCTGCGTGGCCACCGTGGGTTACCAGCCCCAG GAACTTTTGGGGAAAGACATTGTGGATTTCTGCCATCCAGAAGACCAACAGCTTTTACGGGACAGTTTTCAACAG GTGGTGAAGTTAAAAGGCCAGGTTCTGTCAGTCATGTTCCGCTTCCGATCCAAAAACCGGGAATGGCTGTGGATGAGAACCAGCTCGTTCACCTTCCAGAACCCCTACTCGGATGAGATCGAGTACATCATCTGCACCAACACCAACGTCAA GAACTCGAGCCAGGAGTCCCGGCCTGCCCTGGCAAACTCCATGCCAAGGcctcagctggggcagagcGTCAGCCTTCCCCTGGACATGGGCACGGCCCCACTGCCCTCAAG gcagcagcagccaccgcaggcagagctggaagtgGGCCCAGGAAGGGAGAGCTTGGCTGGGTACGAGCACTCACAG GTGCCCGTCCAGCCTGTGAGCGCTGCCGGCCCCGAGCACAGCAAGCCCCTGGAGAAGGCCGAGAGCCTGTTCAGCCAGGAGCGGGACCCTCGCTTCGGGGACATCTTCCCCGGCATCAGCACAG ACCAGAGCAAAGCCATCCCTGCCAGTACCATGCCGGCCAACCCGCCCCTCTTCGCCCAGGGAAACACCTTCACTGCTGCACGGCCTGCTGAGAACTTCAG gagcagcagcatggtCCCTCCAGTGAACAtcatccagcagcagcagccctcgCCCGCCGGCCGGATCTTACCCCAGATTCCCCGCCACTCCACCCCAGCTCAGGTCAGCGGGACcacctgggctgcagggacacggCCAGTGTTCACACCCCAG CAAGTGGCATCCCAGGCCGTGAAGACCCGACCGCCTTCCTTCAGCATGGGCACATTCCAGGGCACACCGTCCTCCTTCAGCTCCATGGCAGGGCCGGGATCGACGGCTTCTCCCACCACGGTGCCGTACCCAGCCTTGGCCAGCCGCGGCACAGGCTTCA cagccacagaggcAGCGCAGACCCCGGCCCCGTTCCAGCCCCGCGCCGCCGACGCCGTGGGAATGTGGCCACAGTGGCAAGGACAGCACCATGGCCCGGGATCCGGGGAGCAGCAcgtgcagcagccccagcccagccagcctgaGGTCTTCCCA GACATGCTGACCATGCTGGGGGACCAAGGGCCCAACTACAGCAATGAAGAATTCCCAGAGCTGAATatattcccttctttttctgaataa
- the ARNT gene encoding aryl hydrocarbon receptor nuclear translocator isoform X3, with amino-acid sequence MASDVSSLGAAVGSGSSGSGAQAGGAQRPSKRRPGLDFDDDGEGNSKFLRCDDDPMPNDKERFARSDDEQSSADKERLARENHSEIERRRRNKMTAYITELSDMVPTCSALARKPDKLTILRMAVSHMKSLRGTGNTSTDGTYKPSFLTDQELKHLILEAADGFLFIVSCETGRVVYVSDSVTPVLNQPQSEWFGSTLYEQVHPDDVGKLREQLSTSENALTEGTKPWCLSTKDAAAPPENASKGRILDLKTGTVKKEGQQSMRMCMGSRRSFICRMRCGNSSVDPVSVNRLSFMRNRCRNGLGAAKDGEPHYVVVHCTGYIKAWPPAGVSLPDDDPDAGQGSKFCLVAIGRLQVTSSPNCTDMNNVCQPTEFISRHNTEGIFTFIDHRCVATVGYQPQELLGKDIVDFCHPEDQQLLRDSFQQVVKLKGQVLSVMFRFRSKNREWLWMRTSSFTFQNPYSDEIEYIICTNTNVKNSSQESRPALANSMPRPQLGQSVSLPLDMGTAPLPSRQQQPPQAELEVGPGRESLAGYEHSQVPVQPVSAAGPEHSKPLEKAESLFSQERDPRFGDIFPGISTDQSKAIPASTMPANPPLFAQGNTFTAARPAENFRSSSMVPPVNIIQQQQPSPAGRILPQIPRHSTPAQVSGTTWAAGTRPVFTPQQVASQAVKTRPPSFSMGTFQGTPSSFSSMAGPGSTASPTTVPYPALASRGTGFTATEAAQTPAPFQPRAADAVGMWPQWQGQHHGPGSGEQHVQQPQPSQPEVFPDMLTMLGDQGPNYSNEEFPELNIFPSFSE; translated from the exons ATGGCATCTGATGTTTCCTCGCTGGGTGCAGCTGTTGGCTCCGGGAGCTCCGGGTCGGGCgcccaggctggaggagctcagagGCCCAGCAAGAGACGGCCCGG gctTGATTTTGATGATGATGGAGAAGGGAACAGTAAATTCCTCAG ATGTGATGATGACCCGATGCCAAACGATAAAGAGAGATTTGCCAG gtctGATGATGAGCAGAGTTCAGCGGATAAGGAGAGACTTGCCAG GGAGAACCACAGCGAGATCGAGCGCAGGAGGAGGAACAAGATGACGGCCTACATCACGGAGCTGTCGGACATGGTGCCCACGTGCAGCGCCCTGGCCCGCAAGCCGGACAAGCTGACCATCCTGCGCATGGCCGTGTCCCACATGAAGTCCCTGCGTGGTACTGGCAACACCTCCACAGATGGCACCTACAAACCCTCCTTCCTCACCGACCAG gaaCTCAAACACCTGATCCTGGAGGCAGCTGATGGCTTCCTGTTCATCGTGTCCTGCGAGACGGGGCGTGTGGTGTACGTGTCGGACTCGGTGACGCCGGTGCTGAACCAGCCGCAGTCCGAGTGGTTCGGCAGCACCTTGTACGAGCAGGTGCACCCCGACGACGTGGGCAAGCTGCGGGAGCAGCTCTCCACCTCTGAGAACGCCCTCACAG AGGGAACCAAGCCCTGGTGCCTTTCTACCAAGGATGCTGCAGCCCCCCCTGAGAATGCATCTAAAG gTCGTATCCTGGATTTGAAGACGGGGACGGTGAAGAAGGAAGGGCAGCAGTCCATGAGGATGTGCATGGGCTCCCGGAGATCTTTCATCTGCCGAATGAG GTGTGGCAACAGCTCTGTGGATCCAGTGTCTGTCAATCGTCTCAGCTTCATGAGGAATCGCTGCAG GAATGGTTTAGGTGCAGCCAAGGATGGAGAGCCTCACTACGTCGTCGTGCACTGCACGGGCTACATCAAAGCCTGGCCCCCAGCAG GTGTTTCCCTGCCTGACGATGACCCCGACGCTGGCCAGGGCAGCAAGTTCTGTCTCGTGGCCATTGGCAGGCTCCAG gTGACCAGCTCCCCCAACTGCACAGACATGAACAACGTCTGCCAGCCCACAGAATTCATCTCCCGACACAACACCGAAGGAATTTTCACCTTCATCGACCACCGCTGCGTGGCCACCGTGGGTTACCAGCCCCAG GAACTTTTGGGGAAAGACATTGTGGATTTCTGCCATCCAGAAGACCAACAGCTTTTACGGGACAGTTTTCAACAG GTGGTGAAGTTAAAAGGCCAGGTTCTGTCAGTCATGTTCCGCTTCCGATCCAAAAACCGGGAATGGCTGTGGATGAGAACCAGCTCGTTCACCTTCCAGAACCCCTACTCGGATGAGATCGAGTACATCATCTGCACCAACACCAACGTCAA GAACTCGAGCCAGGAGTCCCGGCCTGCCCTGGCAAACTCCATGCCAAGGcctcagctggggcagagcGTCAGCCTTCCCCTGGACATGGGCACGGCCCCACTGCCCTCAAG gcagcagcagccaccgcaggcagagctggaagtgGGCCCAGGAAGGGAGAGCTTGGCTGGGTACGAGCACTCACAG GTGCCCGTCCAGCCTGTGAGCGCTGCCGGCCCCGAGCACAGCAAGCCCCTGGAGAAGGCCGAGAGCCTGTTCAGCCAGGAGCGGGACCCTCGCTTCGGGGACATCTTCCCCGGCATCAGCACAG ACCAGAGCAAAGCCATCCCTGCCAGTACCATGCCGGCCAACCCGCCCCTCTTCGCCCAGGGAAACACCTTCACTGCTGCACGGCCTGCTGAGAACTTCAG gagcagcagcatggtCCCTCCAGTGAACAtcatccagcagcagcagccctcgCCCGCCGGCCGGATCTTACCCCAGATTCCCCGCCACTCCACCCCAGCTCAGGTCAGCGGGACcacctgggctgcagggacacggCCAGTGTTCACACCCCAG CAAGTGGCATCCCAGGCCGTGAAGACCCGACCGCCTTCCTTCAGCATGGGCACATTCCAGGGCACACCGTCCTCCTTCAGCTCCATGGCAGGGCCGGGATCGACGGCTTCTCCCACCACGGTGCCGTACCCAGCCTTGGCCAGCCGCGGCACAGGCTTCA cagccacagaggcAGCGCAGACCCCGGCCCCGTTCCAGCCCCGCGCCGCCGACGCCGTGGGAATGTGGCCACAGTGGCAAGGACAGCACCATGGCCCGGGATCCGGGGAGCAGCAcgtgcagcagccccagcccagccagcctgaGGTCTTCCCA GACATGCTGACCATGCTGGGGGACCAAGGGCCCAACTACAGCAATGAAGAATTCCCAGAGCTGAATatattcccttctttttctgaataa